A window from Actimicrobium sp. CCC2.4 encodes these proteins:
- the pstS gene encoding phosphate ABC transporter substrate-binding protein PstS → MQLNKIIKSLLLAAGSAMAMSSAVAVDMTGAGATFPYPIYSKWAESYKKTTGNGLNYQSIGSGGGIKQIKAKTVDFGASDMPLDAAELEAAGLVQFPAIMGGVVPIVNLEGVTPGQMKMTGDVVAGIYLGKITKWNAAEIVALNPGVKLPDAEITVVHRADGSGTSFLFTDFLSKVNADWKTTVGAGTAVKWPVGVGGKGNEGVAANVQRIKNSIGYVEYAYAKKNKMSHTQLKNKDGQFVQPDDDNFKAAAAGAEWAKTPGFGVVLTNQAGKASWPITGASFILMHKAQADAAKGAEVLKFFDWAYKNGGEMAAELDYVAMPASVVKLVEDAWKVQLKDTAGKAIW, encoded by the coding sequence ATGCAATTGAATAAAATCATTAAATCGCTGTTACTTGCCGCTGGTTCGGCGATGGCCATGTCGAGCGCCGTGGCCGTCGATATGACTGGTGCCGGTGCAACGTTTCCATATCCGATCTATTCGAAATGGGCCGAGTCTTACAAAAAGACGACAGGCAATGGATTGAACTATCAGTCCATCGGTTCCGGCGGTGGTATCAAGCAGATCAAGGCCAAGACCGTCGACTTCGGTGCATCGGACATGCCGCTTGATGCGGCCGAGCTCGAGGCAGCCGGACTGGTCCAGTTCCCGGCAATCATGGGCGGCGTGGTTCCTATCGTCAACCTCGAAGGCGTCACTCCTGGTCAAATGAAAATGACCGGTGATGTCGTCGCCGGCATTTACCTCGGTAAGATCACCAAGTGGAACGCAGCTGAAATCGTCGCACTGAACCCGGGTGTGAAGTTGCCTGATGCCGAGATCACCGTCGTGCATCGTGCTGATGGTTCGGGCACCTCGTTCCTGTTCACCGATTTCCTGTCCAAAGTCAATGCTGACTGGAAGACCACCGTCGGTGCCGGTACCGCGGTCAAGTGGCCGGTCGGTGTGGGCGGCAAAGGTAACGAAGGCGTTGCTGCCAACGTCCAGCGCATCAAGAACTCGATCGGTTATGTCGAGTACGCGTATGCCAAGAAAAACAAGATGTCTCATACCCAGCTCAAGAACAAGGATGGCCAGTTCGTCCAGCCGGATGATGACAACTTCAAGGCCGCCGCAGCCGGTGCCGAGTGGGCCAAGACACCAGGCTTTGGCGTGGTGCTGACCAACCAGGCCGGCAAAGCCAGCTGGCCAATCACGGGTGCATCATTCATCCTGATGCACAAGGCTCAGGCTGACGCCGCCAAGGGTGCCGAAGTCCTCAAATTCTTTGACTGGGCCTACAAAAACGGTGGCGAAATGGCTGCTGAACTGGACTACGTCGCGATGCCTGCATCGGTTGTAAAGCTGGTTGAAGATGCGTGGAAAGTGCAATTGAAAGACACCGCAGGCAAGGCAATCTGGTAA
- a CDS encoding DUF445 domain-containing protein has translation MPETDPLAPLNKIRRIATGLLLLMAVVFVLARKFEALHPVLGFVRAFAEAALVGALADWFAVSALFRHPLGLPIPHTAIIQKNKDRIGASIAAFLENNFMTQAVISAEFGRIDFAGAASRWLAVPANSEVVARQLAGGLPTVLRLVEDDDIRRFLHGRIDRMVEHVRFAPLLADMLTILVADRRHQELFDHLLVMVAGALEKNQDFIRQKIHDNSPRWMPRTFDDKFFERLLDGLQQVLEEMKQPDSQWRARFQESVEDLVAQLRSSGEYELRIAALVRSGLQHPVFRDYVDQVWQDLRQRLLDDVAASDSRITAGLAQALQSVSTALVADQAVRDKLNGWLRTFATDALVKRRGAIASLVERVIRQWDGETVSRKFEQYVGRDLQFIRINGTVVGGLVGLILHSVALML, from the coding sequence ATGCCAGAAACCGATCCACTCGCCCCCCTCAACAAAATCCGTCGTATCGCCACCGGCTTGCTGCTGCTAATGGCGGTGGTGTTCGTGCTGGCGCGCAAGTTCGAGGCACTGCATCCGGTGCTGGGTTTTGTGCGGGCTTTTGCCGAAGCAGCATTGGTGGGCGCGCTGGCCGACTGGTTTGCGGTGTCGGCACTGTTCCGCCATCCGCTCGGTTTGCCGATCCCGCACACCGCGATCATCCAGAAGAACAAGGACCGGATCGGGGCCAGCATTGCGGCTTTCCTTGAAAACAATTTCATGACGCAGGCGGTCATCAGCGCGGAGTTCGGCCGTATCGATTTTGCCGGAGCCGCGTCTCGCTGGCTGGCGGTGCCGGCCAATAGCGAGGTCGTGGCGCGGCAATTGGCGGGTGGTTTGCCGACTGTGTTGCGACTGGTCGAGGATGACGATATCCGCCGCTTCCTGCATGGCCGGATTGACCGCATGGTCGAGCACGTCCGCTTTGCGCCCTTGCTGGCCGACATGCTGACGATACTGGTGGCGGACCGGCGGCATCAGGAATTGTTCGATCACCTGCTGGTGATGGTGGCGGGCGCGCTCGAAAAGAACCAGGATTTCATCCGTCAGAAAATTCACGACAACAGCCCGCGCTGGATGCCGCGCACCTTCGACGACAAGTTTTTCGAGCGCTTGCTCGACGGCTTGCAACAGGTGCTCGAAGAAATGAAGCAGCCCGACAGCCAGTGGCGCGCGCGCTTCCAGGAATCGGTCGAAGACCTGGTCGCGCAGCTGCGCAGCTCCGGTGAGTACGAGCTGCGGATTGCGGCGCTGGTGCGCAGCGGCTTGCAGCATCCGGTGTTTCGCGACTATGTCGATCAGGTCTGGCAGGACTTGCGGCAGCGTTTGCTGGATGACGTCGCTGCATCGGATTCGCGGATTACGGCCGGGCTGGCGCAAGCGCTGCAGTCAGTCAGCACGGCGCTGGTGGCCGACCAGGCGGTGCGCGACAAGCTCAACGGCTGGCTGCGTACGTTCGCGACCGATGCACTGGTCAAGCGCCGCGGCGCGATTGCCAGCCTGGTCGAGCGCGTGATCCGGCAATGGGATGGCGAGACCGTCTCGCGCAAGTTCGAGCAATACGTCGGCCGGGACCTGCAATTCATCCGCATCAATGGCACGGTGGTCGGCGGGCTGGTCGGGCTGATTTTGCATTCGGTGGCGCTGATGCTGTGA
- a CDS encoding NCS1 family nucleobase:cation symporter-1, with amino-acid sequence MSNRNTSNPLWNADLEPTTTAQRTWTATHYAALWVSMAVSVPAYMLASGLMSEGMNWWQAVLTVFLGNLIVLVPMVLVGHAGAKHGIPYPVLARSAFGVRGAQLPAILRAIVACGWFGIQTWLGGQAIYTILNVITGNALQGSALPLLGISGGQLFCFLLFWALHIYFITKGTDSIRWMETAAAPLLLLSGIALVWWAYAKAGGFGPMLSAPSQFADGGKRAGQFWLVFWPSLTAMVGYWATLALNIPDFTRFARSQRDQALGQAIGLPVPMGLLALVAVLVTSATVVIYGEAIWDPVVLTGKMGGISVVLALIALIIATITTNLAANVVSPAYDFSNLAPSKISFKMGGYITAAIGLAMFPWKILETTKGYIFTWLIGYGALLGPVAGIMLVDYFVIRKTELDHDALFDAKGIYSYRSGWNWRAVVALVVGVLPNLPGFLGAAGFITGIAPLFETLYTYAWFVGLGISAVVYFVLMRMSPPVVTMTPVR; translated from the coding sequence ATGTCTAACCGCAACACCTCCAATCCCCTCTGGAACGCCGATCTCGAACCGACCACGACCGCACAGCGGACCTGGACGGCCACCCATTACGCCGCACTGTGGGTCTCGATGGCGGTCTCCGTGCCGGCCTACATGCTGGCTTCCGGTCTGATGAGCGAGGGCATGAACTGGTGGCAGGCGGTGCTGACGGTATTCCTGGGTAACCTGATCGTGCTGGTGCCGATGGTGCTGGTCGGTCATGCCGGTGCCAAGCACGGGATTCCGTATCCGGTGCTGGCGCGCTCGGCGTTCGGCGTGCGCGGCGCGCAGTTGCCGGCAATATTGCGGGCCATCGTCGCCTGCGGCTGGTTCGGGATCCAGACCTGGCTGGGCGGGCAGGCGATTTATACGATCCTCAATGTCATCACCGGCAATGCCTTGCAGGGCAGTGCGCTGCCACTGCTGGGCATTAGCGGCGGCCAGCTGTTTTGCTTTCTGCTGTTCTGGGCGCTGCATATCTACTTCATTACCAAGGGCACCGACTCGATCCGCTGGATGGAAACCGCCGCCGCGCCCTTGCTGCTACTGTCCGGTATTGCGCTGGTCTGGTGGGCTTATGCCAAGGCCGGCGGTTTCGGGCCGATGCTGTCGGCGCCGTCGCAGTTTGCCGACGGCGGCAAGCGCGCCGGCCAGTTCTGGCTGGTGTTCTGGCCGTCGCTGACGGCGATGGTCGGCTACTGGGCCACGCTGGCGCTGAACATTCCGGACTTCACGCGCTTCGCGCGCAGCCAGCGCGATCAGGCGCTCGGGCAGGCGATCGGCCTGCCGGTCCCGATGGGTTTGCTGGCGCTGGTGGCGGTGCTGGTGACATCGGCCACCGTGGTGATTTATGGCGAGGCGATCTGGGACCCGGTAGTCCTGACCGGCAAGATGGGCGGCATCTCGGTTGTGCTGGCGCTGATCGCGCTGATCATTGCGACCATCACGACCAACCTGGCGGCCAACGTGGTGTCGCCGGCGTATGACTTTTCCAATCTGGCACCGAGCAAGATCTCGTTCAAGATGGGCGGCTACATCACGGCGGCGATCGGACTGGCGATGTTCCCGTGGAAGATACTCGAGACCACCAAGGGCTATATTTTCACCTGGCTGATCGGCTATGGCGCGCTGCTGGGGCCGGTGGCCGGCATCATGCTGGTCGATTATTTCGTGATCCGCAAGACCGAACTGGACCATGATGCGCTGTTCGATGCCAAGGGTATCTACAGCTACCGGAGTGGCTGGAACTGGCGCGCAGTGGTCGCGTTGGTGGTCGGCGTGCTGCCGAATTTGCCGGGATTTCTGGGCGCTGCCGGTTTCATTACCGGTATCGCACCGCTCTTCGAGACGCTCTACACCTATGCCTGGTTTGTCGGCCTGGGAATTTCTGCGGTGGTGTATTTCGTGCTGATGCGCATGAGCCCGCCTGTCGTCACCATGACACCTGTACGTTGA
- the upp gene encoding uracil phosphoribosyltransferase, with protein MHIQDPRFPNLFVLTHPLIQHKLSHMREKDTSTRTFRELLREITLLMGYEITRDLPLTTRTIETPMQTMDAPVIAGRKLAVVPVLRAGIGMSDGLLDLIPSARVGHIGVYRDPATHLPVEYLVRLPDLAERTFILCDPMVATGNSAVHAVDVLKRRGVSDAQIIFLALVAAPEGVAVFQAAHPDVKLYVASLDDRLDEHAYILPGLGDAGDRIFGTR; from the coding sequence ATGCATATCCAGGACCCGCGTTTTCCGAACCTGTTCGTACTGACCCATCCGCTGATCCAGCACAAGCTGAGCCACATGCGCGAAAAGGACACCTCGACCCGCACCTTCCGCGAACTGCTGCGCGAAATCACGCTGCTGATGGGCTATGAAATCACCCGCGACCTGCCGCTGACCACGCGCACCATCGAGACGCCGATGCAGACGATGGATGCGCCGGTGATCGCCGGGCGCAAGCTGGCGGTGGTGCCGGTACTGCGCGCCGGCATCGGCATGAGCGATGGCTTGCTTGATCTGATTCCATCGGCGCGGGTCGGGCATATCGGCGTCTATCGTGACCCTGCAACGCACCTGCCCGTCGAGTATCTGGTGCGCCTGCCGGATCTGGCCGAGCGTACTTTCATCCTGTGTGATCCGATGGTGGCGACCGGGAATTCGGCGGTGCATGCCGTGGATGTGCTGAAGCGGCGCGGGGTGTCGGATGCGCAGATTATTTTTCTGGCGCTGGTGGCTGCGCCCGAGGGTGTGGCGGTGTTTCAGGCGGCGCATCCGGATGTGAAATTGTATGTCGCTTCGCTTGATGACCGGCTTGATGAGCATGCGTATATCTTGCCTGGGCTGGGCGATGCTGGTGACCGGATTTTTGGTACGCGGTGA
- a CDS encoding SixA phosphatase family protein encodes MDLILWRHAEAEIGEPDDDRRLTSKGHKQAARMADWLDHVLPSGCKILVSPSMRTRQTAQALDRKFKIHPGLAQDATTASLLAAANWPDSREPVVLVGHQPALGQLAALLVSGTEQDWTIRKGNVWWIAQRERDDITTPFLRAVMTPDLLVK; translated from the coding sequence ATGGACCTGATCCTGTGGCGCCATGCAGAAGCCGAGATCGGCGAACCGGATGATGACCGCCGGCTGACCAGCAAGGGTCACAAGCAGGCGGCGAGGATGGCCGACTGGCTCGATCACGTCTTGCCCAGCGGCTGCAAGATACTCGTCAGCCCCTCAATGCGGACGCGTCAGACTGCGCAAGCACTGGATCGCAAATTCAAGATTCATCCGGGTCTGGCGCAGGACGCGACCACCGCCAGTTTGCTGGCAGCGGCGAACTGGCCCGATAGCCGCGAACCCGTGGTGCTGGTCGGGCATCAGCCGGCGCTCGGGCAACTGGCGGCGCTGCTGGTATCCGGGACTGAACAGGACTGGACTATTCGCAAAGGCAATGTCTGGTGGATCGCTCAGCGGGAACGCGACGACATCACTACGCCTTTTTTGCGGGCGGTGATGACGCCGGATTTGCTGGTTAAATAA
- the ppk1 gene encoding polyphosphate kinase 1, translating to MTTLPKPENKTSTPKSAAVVPPVVVTGPLLLNRELSQLAFNRRVLAQAEDKSVPLLERLRYLCIASSNLDEFFEVRIASLLAKSRLDGDIKEPAALSAALALTSTECHAIVERQYHVLNNQVLPELSAQGIHLLRDQDRNEAQRAWVKAYFDREVRPLLTPIGLDPAHPFPQVVNKSLNFIVELSGKDAFGRGTAIAILRAPRVLPRVIRLPDELSTNGGVSFCLLSSVIHAHITDLFTGRQVIAYSQFRVTRDSDLWVDEDEVKNLRQALQGELQVRQFGVAVRLEVAKNCPDHLAQLLLDQFMISRNRLYAVEGPVNMVRLSELINLVERPELRFPSFTPQYPPHLVNGDIFAILKKQDVLLHHPFQSFQPVVDFVRSAALDPNVLAIKQTIYRTGMNSDLMESLILAALRGKEVTVIVELMARFDEEANINWADKLERAGAQVVYGIVGLKTHAKLALVLRREEGQLRYYAHLGTGNYHPTTTKIYTDFGLLTANTALATEVNEIFIHLTSLTKPKKLTHLWLAPFALQKEFIRAIRNEAAIARAGRPGRIIAKMNALLDESVIKALYAASADGVKIDLLIRGACALRPGVAGLSENIRVRSIIGRFLEHSRIYYFRNDLAHDVFLSSADWMNRNLFRRIEVAFPILDRAMKKRVIAEGLNPYLKDNTHSWELDGDGVYHKRKQRAKQARFGAQAYLMNLVAKPESE from the coding sequence ATGACCACGCTACCCAAGCCAGAAAACAAGACGAGCACTCCGAAGTCCGCAGCCGTCGTCCCGCCGGTCGTCGTGACCGGTCCGCTCCTGCTGAACCGCGAATTATCCCAGCTGGCTTTTAACCGTCGCGTCCTGGCCCAGGCCGAAGACAAGAGCGTGCCGCTACTCGAACGGCTGCGCTATCTGTGCATCGCCAGCAGCAACCTCGATGAGTTTTTTGAAGTGCGCATTGCCAGCCTGCTGGCCAAGAGCCGGCTCGATGGCGATATCAAGGAGCCCGCCGCGCTAAGCGCCGCGCTGGCACTGACCAGCACCGAATGCCACGCCATCGTCGAGCGCCAGTACCACGTCCTCAATAACCAAGTCCTGCCTGAGCTGTCAGCGCAGGGCATCCATTTGCTGCGCGATCAGGACCGCAACGAAGCACAGCGAGCGTGGGTCAAGGCGTATTTCGACCGTGAAGTGCGGCCGCTGCTAACCCCGATCGGACTCGATCCGGCCCATCCGTTTCCGCAAGTCGTCAACAAGAGCCTCAATTTCATTGTCGAGCTATCCGGCAAGGATGCGTTTGGCCGCGGCACCGCGATCGCGATCCTGCGGGCGCCGCGCGTACTGCCGCGCGTGATCCGCCTGCCCGATGAATTGTCGACCAACGGCGGCGTGTCATTTTGCCTGCTGTCATCGGTGATCCATGCACACATCACCGACCTGTTCACCGGCCGTCAGGTGATCGCGTACTCACAGTTTCGCGTGACGCGCGACAGCGATCTGTGGGTCGATGAAGACGAAGTCAAGAACCTGCGCCAGGCCTTGCAGGGCGAATTGCAGGTGCGCCAGTTCGGTGTTGCGGTGCGGCTGGAAGTGGCGAAGAACTGTCCGGATCATCTGGCACAGCTACTACTTGACCAGTTCATGATTTCGCGCAACCGGCTGTATGCGGTCGAAGGCCCGGTCAACATGGTGCGCCTGTCGGAACTGATCAACCTGGTCGAGCGGCCCGAACTGCGCTTCCCGTCGTTCACGCCGCAATACCCGCCGCACCTGGTCAATGGCGACATCTTCGCGATCCTGAAAAAACAGGACGTGCTGCTGCATCATCCGTTCCAGTCATTCCAGCCGGTCGTCGACTTTGTTCGCAGCGCCGCGCTCGATCCGAACGTGCTGGCGATCAAGCAGACCATTTACCGGACCGGCATGAATTCCGACCTGATGGAGTCGCTGATCCTGGCAGCCCTGCGCGGCAAGGAAGTCACCGTCATTGTCGAACTGATGGCGCGCTTCGACGAAGAAGCCAATATCAACTGGGCCGACAAGCTCGAGCGCGCCGGCGCGCAAGTGGTGTATGGCATTGTCGGGCTGAAGACCCACGCCAAGCTGGCGCTGGTGCTGCGCCGTGAAGAAGGCCAGCTGCGCTATTACGCCCACCTTGGCACCGGCAACTACCATCCGACCACGACCAAGATCTATACCGATTTCGGCCTGCTGACGGCCAACACGGCGCTGGCCACCGAGGTCAATGAAATCTTCATCCACCTGACCAGCCTGACCAAACCGAAAAAACTGACGCACCTGTGGCTCGCACCGTTCGCCTTGCAAAAAGAATTCATCCGCGCGATCCGCAATGAAGCCGCGATCGCCCGCGCCGGCCGGCCCGGTCGCATCATCGCCAAGATGAATGCCCTGCTCGATGAATCCGTCATCAAGGCCCTGTATGCCGCCTCGGCCGATGGCGTGAAAATCGACCTGCTGATACGCGGAGCCTGTGCGCTGCGTCCCGGTGTCGCGGGCCTGTCCGAGAATATCCGGGTGCGCTCCATCATCGGTCGCTTCCTGGAGCACAGCCGGATCTATTATTTCCGCAACGATCTGGCCCACGACGTGTTCCTGTCGAGTGCCGACTGGATGAACCGCAACCTGTTCCGGCGCATCGAAGTAGCCTTCCCCATCCTCGACCGCGCCATGAAAAAGCGCGTCATCGCCGAAGGTCTCAATCCCTACCTGAAGGACAACACGCATAGCTGGGAACTCGATGGCGATGGCGTCTATCACAAGCGCAAGCAACGCGCGAAGCAGGCCAGGTTCGGGGCGCAGGCTTACCTGATGAATCTGGTCGCCAAACCGGAAAGCGAGTAA
- the pstC gene encoding phosphate ABC transporter permease subunit PstC, which produces MASTMRMQRLQDFLFHKITFGFAFSVLLVLVGIIASLAIGAWPAFHEFGLGFITTVEWDPVNDKYGALIAIVGTLSTSFIALLIAFPISFGIALFLTEICPAWLRGPLGSAVELLAGVPSIIYGMWGLFIFAPLFADYVQPALAATLGNVPVIGELFQGPQMGIGILTAGLILAVMIIPFIASVMRDVFEVVPEVLKESAYALGCTKWEVVRKVVLPYTKAGVVGGVMLGLGRALGETMAVTFVIGNAHKLSWSLFAAGNSIASTLANEFAEAESTLHVSSLYALGLILFAITFFVLGAAKIMLASMERKEGVK; this is translated from the coding sequence ATGGCGTCGACGATGCGCATGCAACGTCTGCAAGACTTCTTGTTTCACAAAATTACCTTCGGCTTTGCATTCAGCGTTCTGCTGGTGCTGGTCGGTATCATCGCGTCGCTGGCCATTGGTGCCTGGCCGGCGTTTCACGAGTTTGGTCTCGGCTTTATCACCACTGTCGAGTGGGATCCGGTCAATGACAAATATGGCGCACTGATTGCCATCGTCGGCACGCTGTCGACGTCGTTCATTGCACTGCTGATCGCTTTTCCGATCAGTTTCGGGATAGCGCTGTTCCTCACTGAAATCTGCCCGGCGTGGTTGCGCGGTCCGCTCGGTTCTGCAGTCGAACTGCTGGCCGGTGTACCCAGCATCATTTATGGCATGTGGGGCCTGTTCATTTTTGCCCCGCTGTTTGCTGACTACGTGCAACCGGCACTCGCCGCCACGCTTGGCAACGTGCCGGTGATCGGTGAGTTGTTCCAGGGCCCGCAAATGGGTATCGGTATCCTTACCGCCGGTCTTATTCTGGCGGTGATGATCATTCCGTTCATCGCTTCGGTGATGCGCGATGTGTTTGAAGTCGTGCCGGAAGTGCTGAAGGAATCGGCGTATGCCCTCGGTTGCACCAAGTGGGAAGTCGTCCGCAAGGTGGTGCTGCCGTACACCAAAGCCGGTGTGGTCGGCGGCGTGATGCTGGGCCTGGGACGCGCCCTCGGCGAAACCATGGCGGTCACGTTCGTGATCGGCAATGCACACAAGTTGTCGTGGTCCTTGTTCGCTGCAGGCAATAGTATCGCCTCGACACTGGCCAACGAATTCGCCGAAGCCGAATCGACGCTGCATGTGTCGTCGCTGTACGCGCTCGGCCTGATCCTGTTTGCGATCACGTTCTTCGTGCTCGGTGCAGCCAAGATCATGCTGGCCAGTATGGAACGCAAGGAAGGTGTCAAATAA
- the pstA gene encoding phosphate ABC transporter permease PstA, whose translation MNSPMNPIYRKRLWVHRIGITLSFLAMAVGLFFLMWILFTLIIKGFGALSLSMFTQTTPAPGSEGGGLMNPIVGSLMMVGIATLISTPIGILAGIYLSEYGDRSWFAQVTRFVTDIMLSAPSIVIGLFIYAIYVANVRHFSGWAGTFAISLIAIPVVVRTTDNMLKLVPSSLLEAAFALGAPRWKVATFVRLRAVRAGVMTGALLALARISGETAPLLFTALNNQFFSANMNAPMANLPVVIYQFAMSPYDNWRSLAWGGALLVTFTVLGLNILSRTIFNQKIKS comes from the coding sequence ATGAATAGCCCAATGAACCCGATTTACCGCAAGCGCCTGTGGGTGCACCGTATCGGCATCACGCTGTCTTTCCTGGCCATGGCGGTGGGTCTGTTTTTCCTGATGTGGATTCTGTTCACGCTGATCATCAAGGGTTTCGGTGCCCTGAGCTTGTCGATGTTTACGCAGACCACGCCGGCACCAGGCAGCGAAGGTGGCGGCTTGATGAATCCGATTGTCGGCAGCCTGATGATGGTGGGTATTGCCACGCTGATCAGCACGCCAATTGGCATACTGGCCGGTATCTATCTGTCGGAATACGGGGATCGCAGCTGGTTTGCGCAGGTCACGCGCTTCGTTACCGACATCATGCTGTCGGCACCATCGATCGTGATCGGCCTGTTCATTTACGCAATCTACGTCGCCAACGTGCGCCATTTCTCCGGTTGGGCAGGGACATTCGCCATCTCGCTGATTGCGATACCGGTGGTCGTGCGGACCACCGACAACATGCTCAAGCTGGTGCCGAGCAGTCTGCTCGAAGCTGCCTTCGCGCTCGGCGCGCCGCGCTGGAAAGTCGCCACGTTTGTGCGTCTGCGTGCGGTCAGAGCCGGCGTGATGACGGGTGCCTTGCTGGCACTGGCGCGCATCTCCGGCGAAACCGCGCCGTTGCTGTTCACCGCGCTCAACAATCAGTTTTTCAGCGCGAACATGAATGCACCGATGGCCAATTTGCCGGTGGTGATTTATCAGTTTGCGATGAGCCCGTATGACAATTGGCGCTCGCTGGCATGGGGCGGGGCATTGCTGGTGACCTTCACCGTGCTTGGCCTGAACATCCTGTCGCGCACTATCTTCAATCAAAAAATCAAGAGCTGA